The genomic region AAAGATTTTATTCTACCATGATACAAATATCTCCCTTTATCAAACACTAATTTTTTTATTTTTAATTTTTTTGCTTTACTTCCTAATAATTTTCCGACTTCATATGCAAGTTCTATCTTACTTTTTTTTTTATCTTTATAAAATTCTTTCTCTTTTGAAGAAGATGAAACTAGAGTTTTTCCAGATAAATCATCTATGATTTGTGCATATATTTCTTTATTACTTCTAAAAACAGAAACTCTAGGTCTATTTAAATTTCCTAAAATTTTTTTTAATTTTTTCATTTTTTTTAAATTTAAGCAGATTTTCCTGTTTTTCTTCGAACTTCTTCTCCTAAATATCTAATCCCTTTACCTTTATAAGGTTCAGGAA from Blattabacterium cuenoti harbors:
- the rplR gene encoding 50S ribosomal protein L18; translated protein: MKKLKKILGNLNRPRVSVFRSNKEIYAQIIDDLSGKTLVSSSSKEKEFYKDKKKSKIELAYEVGKLLGSKAKKLKIKKLVFDKGRYLYHGRIKSLADGIRKIGLEF